The Vitis vinifera cultivar Pinot Noir 40024 chromosome 3, ASM3070453v1 region ACACTTATTATTTGTTAATAATCCATAGAacttaagttattttatttcacttGATGTGACCAATGAGTATTTTCAAAACTTGGGTCCAttttttctaaacaaatttcATCAATCTCCCAACTTCTCTTTCaggctaaaaaataaaatttgagaaatttttgtaatttgttGATCGAGATGTTAGAAAGGTTGATTTGTATGATTTAATTATTGTTGAACTTGTctaatatctttataaattatataactttGTTTATTCTTAATTCTCAATATTTTGAAGGATAAAGTATTAATGAGATTATTATTAAATGTAAATTGATACATTattgcatatatttttatattatttaaaaaataaatgtaaaaataaaactttcattCTAATTTattgcatatatttttatattatttttttaatgtatttctAGCTTGAGGTGGAAGAGATTTGAAATGATTTCTTTTCGCATCATTATATGAAGCAAAAATGCCATTTTGAATAATGACATTGttggggaaaaaataaaaattttcttttttaataataaattgattttgtttttaataacattcACTTGGCAAACATTAATGTCAAGTTTATATATGAAACATAGTGGAAGAATCTGATAATTTGGTAATGAAAACACATCATTGAAATTCATATAAGaatgttttataaattatatagagaaaaaaataatgcatatcataaaattaaagaaaataaatattattaatatgtatttatttttaattcatttaacataaatattatttttaaaattttaaaaaataaaatattattaatatttgattgctctatatttataaaaaatatcaattaaaacgGATTCTTAATACTACGTGTACAACTTCtatcctcttttattttttttttacgtaGGAGTCATCTTCAATTCCTATACTTTGGAGgaggattgttttttttttaaaaaaaaaattaaattaaataattcaattcTTTATATGTAGTCGTTTACAAATTTGAGTTGTCAATCAATAGAATAATCAAACTTTGATCACAACATTTAATATCCATCTTGAGTAGTTCCACTTGACGTGACAAATGCCTATTTTCAAAACTTGGATCTATTTTTTCTTTGGCAATCTTCATCAATATCCATCTATCAAATTCATTCAcctaattttttgaattattattatttatatatatatatatggatttaTAACACACAAAAATAGTTATCTTACTATAGAAGTTTAAAAataccaatttttatttaaaattagaattaaattaataatttaacataAATTCTATtctgatgaaataaaaaaatattatttaaaatttatataaaaataaataaaaatataggtgaattttaattttatttttataatataaataagatttttgaCCCTCCACGGTAAGATGACGAAGTTCTGACTTTATTTGATCTTATCGGCAACCCAGGCCTGCCGCCTTCAAATGTCGTTTTCAACGGAGTGGGTGACTCATGAATTATGACCCACAACGTTGAATTTGAAAGCCTTcgaaatattttattactgtAAAGTAAAGCAgcagaaataaaataaaatttagccACGTGTCGTAGGGAGAGAGCTTGCAGCCTAGAAGCGGCTACCTACCACGCGTATGCGCCACGTGCCGAGCACCAAAAAAAGGAACGGTGTCGTTTCGTGTTGCGTGTAAACAACTACTTCTTGTTTCCCACGCGGTGTCGCCGCCCTTGCCCGCTGCTGCACCGTCTTTCTTTGGTTTGTATATATAGAGAGAGTTGTATACCCATAACCCAGTAGACAGTCTCTTCATTATCACCTTTCCAAGCTTAATTCGTCATATTCGCTGATCTCGTTGTGTCTTCTTCCATTGAAAAACATGAGTCACTCACACCAGGCTCCaggtatttttttcttcttttttttcccagtTTTAGATTGAAGGAAACTGGAGGGGAAAGGCTAGgaagtgatgatgataataacaTATATATGAATGTTGTTGCAGAAGTGTATCCTCCACCACCATCCACAGCATACCCATCATCAGGACCATATGTAGCTCCACCCCCAGCTGGCTACCCCATGAAAGATGCTCCCAACCCCCAAAATCCTCCTCCAGTTGAAACCAAGTCCAGGGGTGAGGGCTTCTGGAAAGGATGGTATGTGGAAACTGGAAACCTCTATATATTTCTCTCTGATATTCAGCTTGTTGCTTTGAAAGGGCAGAACCATACTTGTCTAAACTtttcaaacttcaaaaaaaaaaaacccaacaatAATTCTTATCTTTCTAAACATATGGTTATATATGAACTTGGGTCCTTTTGAAAAATTGCTTAATGTTTgatattagaaaaagaaaaaaaaaatctaaatatttatttttgggatGTATTACTTTGAATTGCTTAAGCAGATATAAAAAtctatatctttgatatttttttaaatatgagtGGATTCATGGAGAGTAATGAATTTGATTTCTGATGTGCAGTTGTGCTGCCTTGTGTTGCTGCTGTGTCTTGGATGCTTGCTTCTGAGGATATTGAGAGAGAGTGCTTCCATACATAGGCGTATACATATATTTGTGTTCATCATTCTTCCCTTTTGATCATTGTAGATTTTGGATTATTATCATAGGGTGACGGGATTAGTTGATTGATTCCTCACTTGTATTTTCTGTATTTGATGTTagtgttattattgttatttgtttagcatttgattgatttgtcttacaaaatttatttgattcatttttagaGTACTTGATTAGTAGTTTTCATTACTTCACGAGGGAagtaagagagaaaaaaaaaaaaaaaggcctgaGATTAGGATGCCAATGGGGCTGGTTTGGGGACGGGTTGCCCCGTCCCAATCCCGCCTCGTTTATTCAAAATGATTTCTATTTttgtcccatttaaaaaattaaacgaacGGAACGGGGAGAGTCTCATATCCAtcccatttaactttttttttttaatttttttaaaattacttttaaaatttgtaattacattaaaataaatatattttataaataattaaattattatattttttataaattattttattaaaaatattttattattatttatatattaaaaatagtaaaataaaaattaaattaaattaattttatatataatcagaGCGGGATGAGACAATATTCGAATCCGTcctgagttttaaaaaaattttcaaacctgtttattaaaattgaatccCGTCCATTAGGGGTAGGGTGGGGCAGGACGGGTACTCGAAAAAACCCGTCTCATTGTCATTCCTACATGAAATTGCAAACCATTAAGTGGAAGCCTGAAACTGGTTCTCCTTTTGAAATGCTCCCACATATTTGTCTTATTTCCTTCCTTACAACGATATTGGTTATTTATAGTTAAATGGccggttttgaagaattttctGATTTGAGCCATTGGTTTGAtttctatttctaaaataaaagaatgtgacatttttatcttttattttaagcaTATGAAAAAACcaataagtttataaaatataaattttaagtaaaaataattagtatttcatacattttttattaaatgtacTACTTTGAccattaatatattattttttaatgatataactaCTACTATTGACCATCTCAAGTATTCCTTTTCATCGATAAAtgtatttaaaagtaaatttaaaaaaaatcaaatatgaattaaataatttataattatagtTAAGTTAATTACTATGATTGTAAAATGGGTTAATTCAAACCAAACTCGTGGTATATAAATTGTAAATGAGTTATATAGATTGACATGAATTTGATTCAAATACGATAATACTCAATTTGATGAATTTGATTCAAATATGATTATATTCAacttaaatttgcaaaaaaaaaaaaaaaagttttgggTTTGAATTGTGTTGTGCATTACACTTTACCATCTCTTTACACcggagaagagaaaaaaaaaaaaaagcacaaaaTGCCaccaagaaaatgagaagagttatttgattaaaagggtttgagaacccaaattttaaaatttaaccttCCACCTTTTTTTGACCTCATTTAGACAAAAATGCCCtcattatttccttataaaaataacCTCTTTATTAAAATTTACATGTAAATAATGATAAAGTGCATTTATATCTAAATGGgttatttttcaagaaaaaatatgaaaattgttagattcataatttgataattatataatacattttaaccaaatatttcttattttattaataatgaaatCGAACCACAAAGACTTATAATGAAGCTGTGCACCTAACTTGTTGGTTGAGGCTATCCTTATACCCCCTAGGTATTACTGAACTATCGTCCAATGGAACCCACATTTTAAAaatggcaattttttttttctttcaagtttaaaatttctaaataagAAGTTAACAGGGGAGAAACTAACCTCTATATATTATGCTTCCAACACTGTCAACAAGAAGTTAACACTGCATCTGGGAAGAATATTCAtataaattggaaattaaaattatgataagttACAATAAATAGACAAATGACTTTACATCAAACTAATTACATTCTAATTAATAATGAAgcctttgaaaatttaaaaatgatcaaTAAGAAAGAGATAACTTGCAAGGTCTTTGGATCCAAAGCAATTGTTATAATATGTGACTCATATTGAGGGGCTCTTCAAATTCAAAGTAattgttgtagtatgtggcttATATTGAAGGAAAGatacatatgaaaaaaaaagaggtaaatGACGGAGTGGAGCGGGGGGCAACCCCCTCCCGTGGTATGGTTCaatggtatttttggaattttattacttgagggttagtataaatacctttttatgtaaccttaatttaatatatagtaaaagtttttatttcctGTTTCCGACATAGATAATCTAtcgaaccacgttaaatctgtgtgttttcttttttgtttttctttaatttttcaccaaGAATACAATAATTCTCAGTGATTTCTTAATCCAAACATGCATTGAATAGCTTCTGTCAAATGCCGACAGTGCAATAGAAAAATATTGCAGAAGTTATAGTTTGTACGAttgtacataaaaaaaaattgattttccttAGGATTTAGTATTccttcttataaaaaataattcttaattttacCAAAGTTACATTTATGGAATcgttccaaagaaaaaaaaattcttttagcATTCCTTGTACAAAGTGACTCTCCTTGTTttgcaaagagaaaacaaagataAACCAGGTTTGGGATAatctatattaaaattaaatttttcataagatcaatattttttttttatatatataaaattttgattaaatataaaataatttcttatataaACTAAAATTGAGTTTCTAGTCTATATATAGAAACATGTACAAGCTCTAAAGAAATTGATAATTGTCTTTTGGACCCAATTAgtttcaaaaattaagatttgacccATAAAAATTGCGTAATTAATggaaaagatataaaatatgaagaaaccaatatacccttcaaaactattttttattataatatttgagaaacctttttatcttatttttttttaataattattctgaaattttattatttttagaaaactaattttttaaaaaatatatcatttaaaaaaaaattttgacatattttcagttattttttatatacataattttaaaaatatatattttccaagatgtttgatttttaaataataataatttatttttatttttttggaaaagggtgtatttttgtccaaatcacaaaattatattaaattctatTAAGGTTTgcgaaaaaaaataaaatttaaattaatgtttttctactttttttttttcataatcaataaaggtcatttttttaaagataaaaaattcatattcttcttctcaattttcacactttaTCTAGGTCTTGAACTTAAATAGTGAACTTATATGGATCACGACTTAATTTTTGAGCCCCAttaggtccaaaacacaattatctCTTGAACAATGATAATCCGTTCTTCTCAAACAAGGGCAAGAACCCTGTGGATAATAAGGAACCAAGTATTATTTCTATGGTCAAGAGCAATGACCTAGCATACAAAGCTTTCTCTGAATCAATTTCCCTTTAATATGGAAGAGGTGGGATGCTTTGCTCATACCTGAAAAAATTCTGAGGGTCCACAGCAGTCTTCACTTTCACCAACCTGTCAAAATTGTTCATAAAGTACTGGACCCCATATACCTTACCTTCTTGGTAGCTATCTTTACCATTGTGGCTAATACCAATGTCAACATCTCTATAATTGAGATATGCACCTCTAGGGGTCTTGGACACAAGTGGGGTCATGTAGCTATAAAGCTCTCTTATCAAGTTCATGTGCTCCTTGTCTGCCTCAGCCCCTTCGTCATGCCAACTCACTGAATACTGGATCTTGAATATGTTCCCAGCGCGATGTGGGAAGGGCGTTTCAGATGCGGGGATTTCACTCATTCGCCCTCCGTATGAATTGAACACCATCCCTGGTTTGCCTAATTCAATAATCTTCTTCCACAGCCCTTCTAGATCATCTCTGGATATGGGTTTCTGTACGTAGTCTGACTTCCTCTTTAAGAAGTTCACTGAGTCTGAAGTCCGGTTAAGCAGCACATCCACCGATGTTCCATTATCGAAATTAGCCCAGTAGAGGACTGATTCAATCCAGCTCATTTCCATGCAGTCCTCTTTCTTTAACCCTAATTCTGGGAAATCCTTGTTCATCACTGAAATGAGACGGGTCGAGTCTCCAAGAAACAGTGATATGAAGGTTACCCTAACAGTCTTGGCGGATCCATTGTCGCTCTTCACCGTGATAGGTTGGAGGAGAAGCCTCGTGAAAAGATCATTATCGATCTTGTCAGTGATGTGCTGCCATTGATAGACTATGTCAGTGGCGTTTTGGGCCAGGGTCTTCTCGACCCGAAAAACTGTAACAATTTCAGGAACTCGGACAAGCTTGACCTTATATGACAATATGACTCCAAAGCTAGCTCCACCACCTCCTCTAATGGCCCAAAAGAGGTCTTCTCCCATGGATTTTCGATCGAGAATGTAGCCATTAACATTGACTATCTGGGCATCCACAATATGATCAATAGAGAGTCCATATCTTCGCAACATATTTCCATAGCCTCCACCACTCAAGTGCCCACCGACACCAACAGTAGGGCAAACCCCGGCTGGAAATCCATGTACTCTGCTTTTCTCCCAAATTTTGTAGTAGAGTTCTCCTAGGGTTGCACCCGCTTGAACCCAAGCAGTTTCATCAGTGATATTCACGTTGATGGACCGAAGATTGAACATATCAAGGATGAAAAATGGGACATCAGAGACATAAGATAGGCCATCGTAGTCGTGGCCACCGCTTCGAATTCTCAACTGTATTCCAATGTCTCTAGAGCAAATTATGGCAGCCTGGACTTGGGATTCATCGGAGGGGGTGACAATGATCAAGGGTTTTGGCGTGGAAAATGCGTTGAATCGCTG contains the following coding sequences:
- the LOC100244413 gene encoding protein CYSTEINE-RICH TRANSMEMBRANE MODULE 9, yielding MSHSHQAPEVYPPPPSTAYPSSGPYVAPPPAGYPMKDAPNPQNPPPVETKSRGEGFWKGCCAALCCCCVLDACF
- the LOC100249571 gene encoding berberine bridge enzyme-like 21 gives rise to the protein MEMSRASFGLLLLLLLGFLIISSSATSGSIYENFVQCLSKHSSPFDQASSIVYAQTNSSFTNVLQSYIRNQRFNAFSTPKPLIIVTPSDESQVQAAIICSRDIGIQLRIRSGGHDYDGLSYVSDVPFFILDMFNLRSINVNITDETAWVQAGATLGELYYKIWEKSRVHGFPAGVCPTVGVGGHLSGGGYGNMLRRYGLSIDHIVDAQIVNVNGYILDRKSMGEDLFWAIRGGGGASFGVILSYKVKLVRVPEIVTVFRVEKTLAQNATDIVYQWQHITDKIDNDLFTRLLLQPITVKSDNGSAKTVRVTFISLFLGDSTRLISVMNKDFPELGLKKEDCMEMSWIESVLYWANFDNGTSVDVLLNRTSDSVNFLKRKSDYVQKPISRDDLEGLWKKIIELGKPGMVFNSYGGRMSEIPASETPFPHRAGNIFKIQYSVSWHDEGAEADKEHMNLIRELYSYMTPLVSKTPRGAYLNYRDVDIGISHNGKDSYQEGKVYGVQYFMNNFDRLVKVKTAVDPQNFFRYEQSIPPLPY